The Bos indicus x Bos taurus breed Angus x Brahman F1 hybrid chromosome 3, Bos_hybrid_MaternalHap_v2.0, whole genome shotgun sequence genome includes a window with the following:
- the PIP5K1A gene encoding phosphatidylinositol 4-phosphate 5-kinase type-1 alpha isoform X1 encodes MASASSGPSAVGFSSADSSVPPCTSASGLHILCCGVSRKRASGIKRPTASEVPYSSGMSMKKIGHRGVDSSGETTYKKTTSSALKGAIQLGITHTVGSLSTKPERDVLMQDFYVVESIFFPSEGSNLTPAHHYNDFRFKTYAPVAFRYFRELFGIRPDDYLYSLCNEPLIELCNSGASGSLFYVSSDDEFIIKTVQHKEAEFLQKLLPGYYMNLNQNPRTLLPKFYGLYCVQAGGKNIRIVVMNNLLPRSVKMHIKYDLKGSTYKRRASQKEREKPLPTLKDLDFLQDIPDGLFLDADMYNALCKTLQRDCLVLQSFKIMDYSLLVSIHNIDHAQREPLGSEAQYSADTRRPAPQKALYSTAMESIQGEARRGGTMETDDHMGGIPARNSKGERLLLYIGIIDILQSYRFIKKLEHSWKALVHDGDTVSVHRPSFYAERFQRFMCTTVFKKIPLKSSPSKKFRSGSSFSRRAGPSGNSCVTYQPSVSGEHKAQVTTKAEVEPGVHLGRPDVLPQTPPLEKISEVSTIPDPYFSPVVGETLQTLTTSSTLLEKHEVPESEFIH; translated from the exons GTCTCCACATTCTGTGCTGTGGGGTCAGCCGTAAGAGAG catctGGAATCAAGAGACCCACGGCATCTGAG GTGCCTTATTCCTCTGGCATGTCCATGAAGAAAATAGGTCACCGAGGTGTTGATTCCTCAGGAGAGACAACATATAAAAAG ACAACCTCATCAGCCTTAAAAGGTGCCATCCAGTTAGGCATTACTCACACTGTGGGAAGCCTGAGTACCAAACCAGAGCGAGATGTCCTCATGCAAGACTTCTACGTGGTGGAGAGTATCTTCTTCCCAAG TGAAGGGAGCAACCTGACCCCTGCTCATCACTACAATGACTTTCGGTTCAAGACCTACGCACCTGTTGCCTTCCGATACTTTCGGGAGTTATTTGGTATCCGGCCTGATGATTACTTG TACTCCCTCTGCAATGAACCACTGATTGAACTCTGCAACTCTGGGGCTAGTGGTTCCCTCTTCTACGTGTCCAGCGATGACGAATTCATCATAAAAACAGTCCAGCACAAAGAGGCGGAGTTTCTACAGAAGCTGCTTCCAGGATACTACATG AACCTCAACCAAAACCCTCGGACTTTGCTGCCTAAGTTCTATGGACTGTACTGTGTGCAGGCAGGTGGTAAGAATATTCGAATTGTCGTGATGAACAATCTCTTACCACGGTCAGTCAAGATGCATATCAAGTATGACCTCAAGGGCTCAACATACAAAAGGCGAGCTTCCCAAAAAGAGCGAGAGAAACCTCTCCCTACCCTTAAAGACCTGGACTTCTTACAAGACATCCCTGATGGTCTCTTTTTGGATGCTGATATGTACAATGCTCTATGCAAGACCCTGCAGCGTGACTGTTTG GTTCTGCAGAGCTTCAAGataatggactatagcctcctgGTGTCAATCCATAACATAGATCATGCACAACGAGAGCCTTTAGGCAGTGAAGCACAATATTCAGCTGACACTCGCAGACCAGCCCCGCAAAAGGCTCTCTATTCCACAGCCATGGAATCTATCCAGGGCGAGGCTCGACGAGGTGGCACCATGGAGACCGATGACCA TATGGGTGGCATCCCGGCCCGGAATAGTAAAGGGGAAAGGCTGCTGCTTTATATCGGGATCATTGACATTCTGCAGTCTTACAG GTTTATTAAGAAGTTGGAGCATTCTTGGAAAGCTCTGGTACATGATGGG GACACCGTATCAGTGCATCGCCCCAGCTTCTACGCTGAACGGTTCCAGCGTTTCATGTGCACTACAGTttttaagaagatcccct TGAAGTCCTCTCCTTCCAAAAAGTTTCGGTCTGGCTCATCTTTCTCTCGGCGAGCAGGCCCCAGCGGCAACTCCTGCGTAACTTACCAGCCATCGGTCTCTGGGGAACACAAGGCACAAGTGACAACAAAGGCGGAAGTGGAGCCAG gcGTCCACTTGGGTCGTCCTGATGTTTTACCTCAGACTCCACCTTTGGAGAAAATCAGTGAGGTCTCGACTATTCCTGACCCCTATTTCTCACCTGTAGTTGGAGAGACTTTGCAAACGCTAACTACAAG
- the PIP5K1A gene encoding phosphatidylinositol 4-phosphate 5-kinase type-1 alpha isoform X2, which produces MASASSGPSAVGFSSADSSVPPCTSASASGIKRPTASEVPYSSGMSMKKIGHRGVDSSGETTYKKTTSSALKGAIQLGITHTVGSLSTKPERDVLMQDFYVVESIFFPSEGSNLTPAHHYNDFRFKTYAPVAFRYFRELFGIRPDDYLYSLCNEPLIELCNSGASGSLFYVSSDDEFIIKTVQHKEAEFLQKLLPGYYMNLNQNPRTLLPKFYGLYCVQAGGKNIRIVVMNNLLPRSVKMHIKYDLKGSTYKRRASQKEREKPLPTLKDLDFLQDIPDGLFLDADMYNALCKTLQRDCLVLQSFKIMDYSLLVSIHNIDHAQREPLGSEAQYSADTRRPAPQKALYSTAMESIQGEARRGGTMETDDHMGGIPARNSKGERLLLYIGIIDILQSYRFIKKLEHSWKALVHDGDTVSVHRPSFYAERFQRFMCTTVFKKIPLKSSPSKKFRSGSSFSRRAGPSGNSCVTYQPSVSGEHKAQVTTKAEVEPGVHLGRPDVLPQTPPLEKISEVSTIPDPYFSPVVGETLQTLTTSSTLLEKHEVPESEFIH; this is translated from the exons catctGGAATCAAGAGACCCACGGCATCTGAG GTGCCTTATTCCTCTGGCATGTCCATGAAGAAAATAGGTCACCGAGGTGTTGATTCCTCAGGAGAGACAACATATAAAAAG ACAACCTCATCAGCCTTAAAAGGTGCCATCCAGTTAGGCATTACTCACACTGTGGGAAGCCTGAGTACCAAACCAGAGCGAGATGTCCTCATGCAAGACTTCTACGTGGTGGAGAGTATCTTCTTCCCAAG TGAAGGGAGCAACCTGACCCCTGCTCATCACTACAATGACTTTCGGTTCAAGACCTACGCACCTGTTGCCTTCCGATACTTTCGGGAGTTATTTGGTATCCGGCCTGATGATTACTTG TACTCCCTCTGCAATGAACCACTGATTGAACTCTGCAACTCTGGGGCTAGTGGTTCCCTCTTCTACGTGTCCAGCGATGACGAATTCATCATAAAAACAGTCCAGCACAAAGAGGCGGAGTTTCTACAGAAGCTGCTTCCAGGATACTACATG AACCTCAACCAAAACCCTCGGACTTTGCTGCCTAAGTTCTATGGACTGTACTGTGTGCAGGCAGGTGGTAAGAATATTCGAATTGTCGTGATGAACAATCTCTTACCACGGTCAGTCAAGATGCATATCAAGTATGACCTCAAGGGCTCAACATACAAAAGGCGAGCTTCCCAAAAAGAGCGAGAGAAACCTCTCCCTACCCTTAAAGACCTGGACTTCTTACAAGACATCCCTGATGGTCTCTTTTTGGATGCTGATATGTACAATGCTCTATGCAAGACCCTGCAGCGTGACTGTTTG GTTCTGCAGAGCTTCAAGataatggactatagcctcctgGTGTCAATCCATAACATAGATCATGCACAACGAGAGCCTTTAGGCAGTGAAGCACAATATTCAGCTGACACTCGCAGACCAGCCCCGCAAAAGGCTCTCTATTCCACAGCCATGGAATCTATCCAGGGCGAGGCTCGACGAGGTGGCACCATGGAGACCGATGACCA TATGGGTGGCATCCCGGCCCGGAATAGTAAAGGGGAAAGGCTGCTGCTTTATATCGGGATCATTGACATTCTGCAGTCTTACAG GTTTATTAAGAAGTTGGAGCATTCTTGGAAAGCTCTGGTACATGATGGG GACACCGTATCAGTGCATCGCCCCAGCTTCTACGCTGAACGGTTCCAGCGTTTCATGTGCACTACAGTttttaagaagatcccct TGAAGTCCTCTCCTTCCAAAAAGTTTCGGTCTGGCTCATCTTTCTCTCGGCGAGCAGGCCCCAGCGGCAACTCCTGCGTAACTTACCAGCCATCGGTCTCTGGGGAACACAAGGCACAAGTGACAACAAAGGCGGAAGTGGAGCCAG gcGTCCACTTGGGTCGTCCTGATGTTTTACCTCAGACTCCACCTTTGGAGAAAATCAGTGAGGTCTCGACTATTCCTGACCCCTATTTCTCACCTGTAGTTGGAGAGACTTTGCAAACGCTAACTACAAG
- the PIP5K1A gene encoding phosphatidylinositol 4-phosphate 5-kinase type-1 alpha isoform X3 codes for MSMKKIGHRGVDSSGETTYKKTTSSALKGAIQLGITHTVGSLSTKPERDVLMQDFYVVESIFFPSEGSNLTPAHHYNDFRFKTYAPVAFRYFRELFGIRPDDYLYSLCNEPLIELCNSGASGSLFYVSSDDEFIIKTVQHKEAEFLQKLLPGYYMNLNQNPRTLLPKFYGLYCVQAGGKNIRIVVMNNLLPRSVKMHIKYDLKGSTYKRRASQKEREKPLPTLKDLDFLQDIPDGLFLDADMYNALCKTLQRDCLVLQSFKIMDYSLLVSIHNIDHAQREPLGSEAQYSADTRRPAPQKALYSTAMESIQGEARRGGTMETDDHMGGIPARNSKGERLLLYIGIIDILQSYRFIKKLEHSWKALVHDGDTVSVHRPSFYAERFQRFMCTTVFKKIPLKSSPSKKFRSGSSFSRRAGPSGNSCVTYQPSVSGEHKAQVTTKAEVEPGVHLGRPDVLPQTPPLEKISEVSTIPDPYFSPVVGETLQTLTTSSTLLEKHEVPESEFIH; via the exons ATGTCCATGAAGAAAATAGGTCACCGAGGTGTTGATTCCTCAGGAGAGACAACATATAAAAAG ACAACCTCATCAGCCTTAAAAGGTGCCATCCAGTTAGGCATTACTCACACTGTGGGAAGCCTGAGTACCAAACCAGAGCGAGATGTCCTCATGCAAGACTTCTACGTGGTGGAGAGTATCTTCTTCCCAAG TGAAGGGAGCAACCTGACCCCTGCTCATCACTACAATGACTTTCGGTTCAAGACCTACGCACCTGTTGCCTTCCGATACTTTCGGGAGTTATTTGGTATCCGGCCTGATGATTACTTG TACTCCCTCTGCAATGAACCACTGATTGAACTCTGCAACTCTGGGGCTAGTGGTTCCCTCTTCTACGTGTCCAGCGATGACGAATTCATCATAAAAACAGTCCAGCACAAAGAGGCGGAGTTTCTACAGAAGCTGCTTCCAGGATACTACATG AACCTCAACCAAAACCCTCGGACTTTGCTGCCTAAGTTCTATGGACTGTACTGTGTGCAGGCAGGTGGTAAGAATATTCGAATTGTCGTGATGAACAATCTCTTACCACGGTCAGTCAAGATGCATATCAAGTATGACCTCAAGGGCTCAACATACAAAAGGCGAGCTTCCCAAAAAGAGCGAGAGAAACCTCTCCCTACCCTTAAAGACCTGGACTTCTTACAAGACATCCCTGATGGTCTCTTTTTGGATGCTGATATGTACAATGCTCTATGCAAGACCCTGCAGCGTGACTGTTTG GTTCTGCAGAGCTTCAAGataatggactatagcctcctgGTGTCAATCCATAACATAGATCATGCACAACGAGAGCCTTTAGGCAGTGAAGCACAATATTCAGCTGACACTCGCAGACCAGCCCCGCAAAAGGCTCTCTATTCCACAGCCATGGAATCTATCCAGGGCGAGGCTCGACGAGGTGGCACCATGGAGACCGATGACCA TATGGGTGGCATCCCGGCCCGGAATAGTAAAGGGGAAAGGCTGCTGCTTTATATCGGGATCATTGACATTCTGCAGTCTTACAG GTTTATTAAGAAGTTGGAGCATTCTTGGAAAGCTCTGGTACATGATGGG GACACCGTATCAGTGCATCGCCCCAGCTTCTACGCTGAACGGTTCCAGCGTTTCATGTGCACTACAGTttttaagaagatcccct TGAAGTCCTCTCCTTCCAAAAAGTTTCGGTCTGGCTCATCTTTCTCTCGGCGAGCAGGCCCCAGCGGCAACTCCTGCGTAACTTACCAGCCATCGGTCTCTGGGGAACACAAGGCACAAGTGACAACAAAGGCGGAAGTGGAGCCAG gcGTCCACTTGGGTCGTCCTGATGTTTTACCTCAGACTCCACCTTTGGAGAAAATCAGTGAGGTCTCGACTATTCCTGACCCCTATTTCTCACCTGTAGTTGGAGAGACTTTGCAAACGCTAACTACAAG